The following proteins are co-located in the Microbacterium sp. SORGH_AS_0888 genome:
- a CDS encoding ECF transporter S component codes for MHTSTSTSTSASVRSVHLRWRVVDIVVASVIGVAAGVIFWIWGQAWTPLSTALAFLPGLEGLLSGGWLFAGVLGGLVIRKPGAALYTEIVAAVVSMAVGTQWGFLTFVWGVIEGLGAEIGFALFLYGNFRLLGALSSGAVAGLSVALLDTNFSSIAAYDLGARVIYFVSAVVSGILIAGLVSWLIVKALAATGALDRFAAGREARAADTA; via the coding sequence ATGCACACGTCTACGTCTACGTCCACGTCCGCATCCGTGCGGTCCGTCCACCTCCGCTGGCGGGTGGTCGACATCGTCGTCGCGAGCGTCATCGGGGTCGCCGCCGGCGTCATCTTCTGGATCTGGGGTCAGGCCTGGACGCCGCTCAGCACCGCGCTCGCCTTCCTCCCGGGGCTCGAGGGGCTGCTCTCCGGGGGCTGGCTGTTCGCCGGCGTCCTCGGCGGGCTCGTGATCCGCAAGCCCGGCGCGGCGCTGTACACCGAGATCGTCGCGGCGGTCGTCTCGATGGCCGTCGGCACCCAGTGGGGGTTCCTCACCTTCGTGTGGGGCGTCATCGAGGGGCTCGGCGCCGAGATCGGCTTCGCGCTCTTCCTCTACGGCAACTTCCGGCTCCTGGGCGCTCTCAGCTCGGGCGCGGTCGCGGGGCTGTCGGTGGCGCTGCTGGACACGAACTTCTCGTCGATCGCCGCATACGACCTCGGGGCGCGGGTCATCTACTTCGTCTCGGCCGTGGTCTCCGGCATCCTGATCGCCGGCCTCGTGTCGTGGCTCATCGTGAAGGCGCTCGCCGCGACCGGGGCGCTCGATCGGTTCGCCGCCGGCCGCGAGGCGCGCGCCGCCGACACGGCGTGA
- a CDS encoding D-alanyl-D-alanine carboxypeptidase family protein, with amino-acid sequence MTPEGPPTTRRSLRARGSSESPTVETSVVDPATVPLLVAAAARADAPEEPVTAPPVLVASEAGQASSATVVVASEHMIAAAAPAALGWVDEGGVAERSAPRLQLEAGTGYVPVAADLLARAPRRSPWRPAVVVPAAFILGLVVAYCATVLLWPLYAVAPTLTPISPQPAAAAAAAPAWPAEGSASVAVDGVGSPLASTGTASAMASITKIVTALVVLDKMPLALGEQGPSYSFTYSDRVEYWDRLGQDESSLDVPVGGSLTEYQLLQGMLIGSAGNYADRLAGRIWPSDAVYADAANAWLRQHGIDGITVVEPTGIEEGNTATPAALLDLARRALANPVIAEIVRTPAVDLPGAGHVVNTNALLADPGVIGIKTGTLDLYNLLSAKQVTVEGTTVTILASVLGQPDHETRDAATRALFAQVEKELQPVPAVAEGTTVGQVDTLWGSPVGVVTASDASVVLWNGASATATTTFSLGDARDAGEKVGVLTTTGPVNSATTDLVLAGDVEGPSPWWRLTHPLQLFGLAG; translated from the coding sequence GTGACCCCCGAAGGCCCGCCGACCACGCGACGGTCGTTGCGTGCCCGCGGCTCCTCCGAGAGCCCCACGGTCGAGACCTCGGTCGTCGACCCCGCGACCGTCCCGCTGCTCGTGGCCGCCGCCGCCCGCGCGGATGCGCCCGAGGAGCCGGTGACGGCTCCTCCGGTCCTCGTCGCCTCCGAGGCCGGGCAGGCCTCGTCCGCGACCGTCGTCGTGGCCTCCGAGCACATGATCGCCGCCGCGGCGCCCGCGGCGCTCGGCTGGGTCGACGAGGGCGGCGTGGCCGAACGCTCGGCGCCCCGACTGCAGCTCGAGGCCGGCACCGGCTACGTGCCCGTGGCCGCCGACCTGCTCGCTCGCGCGCCCCGGCGCTCGCCGTGGCGGCCGGCGGTCGTCGTGCCGGCGGCGTTCATCCTGGGACTCGTCGTGGCGTACTGCGCGACCGTGCTGCTGTGGCCGCTGTACGCGGTCGCGCCGACCCTCACGCCGATCTCGCCCCAGCCGGCCGCCGCGGCGGCCGCGGCTCCCGCGTGGCCCGCGGAGGGGAGCGCCTCGGTCGCGGTCGACGGCGTCGGGTCGCCGCTGGCCTCGACCGGAACCGCCAGCGCCATGGCGAGCATCACGAAGATCGTGACGGCGCTCGTGGTGCTCGACAAGATGCCGCTCGCGCTCGGAGAGCAGGGCCCCTCCTACTCGTTCACCTACAGCGACCGCGTCGAGTACTGGGATCGCCTCGGGCAGGACGAGTCCTCGCTCGACGTCCCCGTCGGCGGCAGCCTCACCGAGTATCAGCTGCTGCAGGGGATGCTGATCGGCTCGGCGGGCAACTACGCCGACCGGCTGGCCGGCAGGATCTGGCCGAGCGACGCGGTGTACGCCGACGCGGCCAACGCGTGGCTGCGCCAGCACGGGATCGACGGCATCACGGTCGTGGAGCCCACCGGCATCGAGGAGGGCAACACGGCGACGCCCGCGGCGCTGTTGGACCTCGCCCGCCGGGCGCTGGCCAACCCCGTGATCGCCGAGATCGTGCGCACCCCCGCGGTCGACCTGCCCGGCGCCGGCCACGTCGTCAACACGAACGCGCTGCTGGCGGACCCGGGCGTCATCGGCATCAAGACCGGCACCCTCGACCTCTACAACCTGCTCTCGGCCAAGCAGGTCACGGTCGAGGGCACGACCGTGACGATCCTCGCGAGCGTTCTCGGCCAGCCCGACCACGAGACCCGGGATGCCGCCACGCGGGCACTGTTCGCCCAGGTCGAGAAGGAGCTGCAGCCGGTGCCCGCCGTGGCCGAGGGAACGACCGTGGGCCAGGTCGACACGCTGTGGGGCTCCCCCGTCGGTGTCGTGACGGCATCCGACGCGAGCGTCGTGCTCTGGAACGGCGCGTCCGCGACCGCGACGACCACGTTCTCGCTCGGCGACGCACGCGACGCCGGTGAGAAGGTGGGCGTGCTCACCACGACGGGACCGGTGAACAGCGCCACGACCGACCTCGTGCTCGCGGGGGATGTCGAGGGCCCGAGCCCATGGTGGCGGCTGACCCACCCGCTGCAGCTGTTCGGTCTCGCCGGCTGA
- a CDS encoding CdaR family transcriptional regulator has translation MSSGSVRGATDELLRNTAKVFLTDPTVIRPIREAVADATDRRFGSDPAISEAIGEAAWANTQHWARSMYDDPQRDVEPHLTSQVVGIARDGYRWGEEATLRASYRAGERATWSLWMTIAFSLCDDPDVLLPALERASRSLSLWIEATVSALIEVLEQERATLSADQQVRRLELVNLILGGAPAPPAGMDRRLGYPLRAAHLGVIVWAPAQVADREALVRAADRLGRVAESRNQLLVQASASSLWLWLTPGVPVPPEAIETALAPYRDVRLAIGSLDEGVDGFRRTHDRALETQRLMQTHNAHPIGFYDDVAAVLVMARDDARLREFIHAVLGPLALAPQELRDTLRTFIHQRYNASRTAELLFTHRNTVLQRVRRAQSRLPVSLERHGTNVGLALDAMHWLNLPQP, from the coding sequence ATGTCCAGCGGCAGCGTGCGGGGCGCGACCGACGAGTTGCTGCGCAACACCGCCAAGGTGTTCCTCACCGACCCGACCGTCATACGGCCCATCCGGGAGGCGGTCGCCGACGCCACCGACCGCCGCTTCGGATCGGACCCCGCCATCTCGGAGGCGATCGGGGAGGCGGCCTGGGCCAACACGCAGCATTGGGCGCGCTCGATGTACGACGACCCGCAGCGCGACGTCGAGCCCCACCTCACGAGCCAGGTCGTCGGCATCGCCCGCGACGGATATCGGTGGGGCGAGGAGGCCACGTTGCGCGCCTCGTACCGCGCGGGCGAGCGGGCGACGTGGTCGCTCTGGATGACGATCGCCTTCTCGCTGTGCGACGACCCGGACGTCCTGCTCCCCGCGCTCGAGAGGGCCTCGCGATCACTGTCGCTCTGGATCGAGGCCACGGTCAGCGCCCTCATCGAGGTCCTCGAGCAGGAGCGCGCGACGCTGTCGGCGGATCAGCAGGTGCGCCGGCTCGAGCTGGTCAACCTCATCCTGGGCGGCGCCCCGGCGCCGCCGGCCGGCATGGACCGAAGGCTCGGCTACCCGCTGCGGGCGGCGCACCTCGGCGTCATCGTCTGGGCTCCCGCCCAGGTCGCCGATCGCGAGGCCCTCGTGCGCGCCGCCGACCGGCTCGGCCGCGTCGCGGAGTCCCGGAACCAGCTGCTCGTCCAGGCCAGCGCGTCGTCGCTGTGGCTGTGGCTGACCCCCGGCGTCCCGGTGCCGCCCGAGGCGATCGAGACGGCCCTGGCTCCCTACCGCGACGTCAGGCTGGCGATCGGGTCCCTGGACGAGGGCGTGGACGGCTTCCGGCGCACGCACGACCGTGCGCTCGAGACCCAGCGGCTGATGCAGACGCACAACGCCCACCCGATCGGCTTCTACGACGACGTCGCGGCCGTCCTCGTCATGGCCCGGGACGACGCCCGGCTGCGCGAGTTCATCCATGCCGTGCTCGGCCCGCTCGCCCTGGCGCCGCAGGAGCTGCGCGACACGCTGCGCACGTTCATCCACCAGCGCTACAACGCATCGCGGACCGCGGAGCTGCTGTTCACCCACCGCAACACGGTCCTCCAGCGCGTTCGCCGCGCCCAGAGCCGCCTTCCGGTCTCACTGGAGCGCCACGGCACCAACGTCGGCCTCGCCCTGGACGCGATGCACTGGCTGAACCTTCCGCAGCCGTAG
- a CDS encoding alpha/beta hydrolase has product MPWTAARFRSGDGECDASIFRPAAAEDGGPLPIIVLAHGLSGVKSLRLDVYAERFAQRGYVAMTFDYRHFGASTGEPRDFVDIPEQLEDWRSAVAFARTLEGVDPERVILWGTSFGGGHVMTTAADDHRIAAVLAQCPFSDGEATGRATPKKTAQGLARLALRDRAAKLFGRRPVRVPVVGNPGDVAIMTAPGSFEGFRAIYEAAGVPFEIPEIPARVMLQVRNYRPGLRAADVTAPLLISLCERDTVTPAAATEELARRAPRGEIKRFDSGHFGIYVGDLFESVIAGQIEFIERHVPIGTAAPR; this is encoded by the coding sequence ATGCCTTGGACAGCAGCGCGGTTCAGGTCGGGGGACGGCGAGTGCGACGCGTCGATCTTCCGTCCCGCCGCTGCCGAGGACGGCGGACCGCTCCCGATCATCGTGCTCGCGCACGGGCTGTCGGGGGTGAAGAGCCTTCGACTGGACGTCTACGCGGAGAGGTTCGCGCAGCGCGGCTATGTCGCCATGACGTTCGACTACCGCCACTTCGGTGCGAGCACGGGCGAACCGCGAGACTTCGTCGACATCCCGGAACAGCTGGAGGACTGGCGCAGCGCCGTGGCGTTCGCCCGGACCCTCGAAGGCGTCGACCCCGAGCGCGTGATCCTGTGGGGCACATCCTTCGGAGGCGGACACGTGATGACGACGGCGGCGGACGACCACCGCATCGCCGCGGTGCTCGCGCAGTGCCCCTTCTCGGACGGAGAGGCCACCGGGCGCGCGACCCCGAAGAAGACCGCGCAGGGCCTGGCGCGGCTCGCGCTGAGAGACCGTGCGGCCAAGCTGTTCGGGCGTCGGCCGGTGCGCGTGCCCGTGGTCGGGAACCCCGGCGACGTGGCGATCATGACGGCTCCGGGCTCCTTCGAAGGGTTCCGCGCGATCTACGAAGCCGCGGGGGTGCCCTTCGAGATCCCCGAGATCCCCGCTCGCGTCATGCTCCAGGTACGGAACTACCGCCCCGGTCTCCGAGCGGCCGACGTGACGGCGCCGCTGCTGATCTCGCTGTGCGAACGGGACACCGTGACCCCCGCCGCGGCGACGGAGGAGCTGGCCCGCCGCGCGCCGCGGGGCGAGATCAAGCGATTCGACTCCGGCCACTTCGGCATCTATGTCGGCGACCTGTTCGAGTCGGTGATCGCGGGCCAGATCGAGTTCATCGAACGCCACGTGCCGATCGGCACGGCCGCACCGCGCTGA
- a CDS encoding SDR family NAD(P)-dependent oxidoreductase: protein MESGLEGRVALVTGGGSGIGREAVLAFVRAGARVVVADLNLDSARTVADEAVAIGGKAAAVRVDVASEESVRDMVRATVDAFGQLDAAFNSAGIGEPATLLDVTEAQWDRMFAINVKGILYSMRQQILWMREHGGGAIVNAASKAGLGAVPGEAHYIAAKHAVVGLTRAAALEHAADAIRVNAIAPAFVDTPLIANAPRAALDAVAATTPLRRMAQPREVADAAVWLSSPAASYITGVILPVDGGLGAA from the coding sequence ATGGAATCTGGACTGGAAGGCCGAGTCGCGCTCGTCACCGGCGGCGGCAGCGGGATCGGCCGGGAGGCGGTCCTCGCCTTCGTGCGCGCCGGCGCCCGCGTCGTCGTCGCCGATCTCAACCTCGACAGCGCCCGCACGGTCGCCGACGAGGCGGTGGCCATCGGCGGCAAGGCCGCCGCGGTCCGCGTCGACGTGGCCTCCGAGGAGTCCGTCCGCGACATGGTGCGCGCCACGGTCGACGCCTTCGGACAGCTCGATGCGGCGTTCAACTCGGCCGGCATCGGCGAGCCGGCGACGCTGCTGGATGTCACGGAGGCCCAGTGGGACCGGATGTTCGCCATCAACGTCAAGGGGATCCTCTACTCCATGCGGCAGCAGATCCTGTGGATGCGCGAGCACGGCGGCGGCGCCATCGTCAACGCCGCGTCGAAGGCGGGCCTCGGAGCCGTCCCGGGCGAGGCGCACTACATCGCGGCGAAGCACGCCGTCGTGGGCCTGACCCGTGCCGCAGCGCTCGAGCATGCGGCGGACGCGATCCGGGTCAACGCGATCGCCCCAGCGTTCGTGGACACGCCCTTGATCGCGAACGCGCCGCGGGCCGCGCTGGACGCGGTGGCCGCGACCACCCCGCTGCGGCGGATGGCCCAGCCGCGGGAGGTCGCGGATGCGGCCGTCTGGCTGTCCTCTCCTGCGGCGAGCTACATCACCGGGGTGATCCTCCCCGTCGACGGCGGCCTGGGCGCTGCATGA
- a CDS encoding PPOX class F420-dependent oxidoreductase, producing MITDDALAFLAERHLATLSTLGRGGRIHAVPVGMTYEDGIVRVIGSRGTQKFVNAERSGRASVSTVDGRRWLSFEGPARVNQDPDAVAHAVELYAARYRQPPPNPARVVLEITVERVLGSPRFRG from the coding sequence GTGATCACCGACGACGCGCTCGCATTCCTCGCCGAGCGCCACCTGGCCACCCTCTCGACGCTGGGGCGGGGCGGCCGCATCCACGCCGTGCCCGTGGGCATGACCTACGAGGACGGCATCGTCCGGGTCATCGGCAGCCGCGGGACGCAGAAGTTCGTCAACGCCGAGCGCTCCGGCCGCGCCAGCGTCAGCACGGTCGACGGCCGCCGGTGGCTGAGCTTCGAAGGCCCCGCGCGCGTGAACCAGGACCCGGATGCCGTCGCCCACGCGGTCGAGCTGTACGCCGCACGTTACCGTCAGCCTCCGCCGAACCCCGCACGGGTCGTGCTCGAGATCACGGTCGAGCGGGTCCTCGGCTCACCCCGGTTCCGCGGCTGA
- a CDS encoding SLC13 family permease, whose amino-acid sequence MDPVTWTFVILGAAIVAFLSGKVPLEVVAVGVSLALWATGVLTLPQALAGFGDPTVLFIASLFVVAAALDATGLTARAGRLVVARAGRSRVGVVLSIALLVAVLTAFISINGAVAALVPVVAVIARRAGIAAGQLMMPLAFLASAASLLTLTGTPVNVVVSELAAESGARPFGYLEFALVGGPLLVVTAAVVLLAGPRLLPRHAAARTTLGERATETLSLLPDAVLTGENRILARKRGFGVPRLRLGRGSRRTLVITGVMVVLLATGLVPAAVAGLLAAGALILTRVLGVTQVYRSISWTTVVLIAGMIPLSQAFLTTGAAEMVADAVVSLVGQAPPQLALLVLAIVVVVLGQFISNVATVLIVAPVATSIAATLGLSPLPFLMSLTVVGAASFLTPVATPANLMVMDPGGYRFGDYWRLGLPLTLVFVLFAVLYVPLVWRF is encoded by the coding sequence GTGGACCCTGTGACCTGGACGTTCGTCATCCTGGGCGCAGCGATCGTCGCCTTCCTGTCGGGCAAGGTGCCGCTCGAGGTCGTCGCGGTCGGCGTCTCCCTGGCCCTGTGGGCCACCGGGGTGCTGACGCTGCCGCAGGCCCTGGCAGGCTTCGGGGACCCGACCGTCCTGTTCATCGCCAGCCTGTTCGTCGTGGCCGCGGCCCTCGACGCGACGGGGCTCACGGCGCGCGCCGGGCGCCTCGTCGTCGCCAGGGCGGGCCGCAGCCGGGTCGGGGTCGTGCTCTCGATCGCGCTCCTGGTCGCCGTTCTCACGGCCTTCATCAGCATCAACGGGGCCGTCGCCGCCCTCGTGCCGGTCGTCGCAGTCATCGCCCGCCGCGCCGGGATCGCCGCGGGCCAGCTCATGATGCCCCTCGCGTTCCTCGCCTCTGCCGCATCCCTGCTCACGCTCACCGGCACCCCCGTCAACGTCGTCGTCTCCGAGCTCGCGGCCGAGAGCGGGGCGCGACCCTTCGGCTACCTCGAGTTCGCGCTCGTCGGCGGACCGCTCCTGGTGGTCACCGCGGCCGTCGTCCTCCTCGCCGGCCCCCGACTCCTCCCGCGGCACGCCGCTGCGCGCACCACGCTCGGCGAGCGCGCGACCGAGACGCTCTCACTCCTCCCGGACGCGGTGCTCACGGGCGAGAACCGCATCCTGGCGCGCAAGCGCGGCTTCGGCGTGCCGCGGCTGCGCCTGGGGCGCGGCTCGCGGCGCACGCTCGTGATCACGGGCGTCATGGTCGTGCTGCTCGCGACCGGCCTCGTGCCCGCCGCGGTCGCCGGCCTGCTGGCCGCGGGCGCCCTGATCCTCACGCGCGTGCTCGGCGTGACTCAGGTCTACCGTTCCATCTCGTGGACCACGGTCGTGCTGATCGCCGGCATGATCCCGCTCTCGCAGGCGTTCCTCACGACGGGGGCGGCCGAGATGGTCGCGGATGCGGTCGTCTCGCTCGTCGGGCAGGCTCCGCCCCAGCTCGCGCTGCTCGTCCTCGCGATCGTGGTCGTCGTGCTCGGCCAGTTCATCTCCAACGTGGCGACCGTGCTCATCGTCGCGCCCGTCGCGACCTCGATCGCGGCGACCCTCGGGCTCAGCCCGCTGCCCTTCCTCATGTCGCTCACGGTCGTGGGCGCGGCGTCGTTCCTCACCCCGGTCGCGACTCCGGCCAACCTCATGGTCATGGACCCGGGCGGCTACCGGTTCGGCGACTACTGGCGCCTCGGGCTGCCGCTGACCCTCGTCTTCGTGCTCTTCGCGGTGCTCTACGTGCCGCTCGTGTGGCGGTTCTGA
- a CDS encoding J domain-containing protein, translated as MFDSPLSASAYEVLGVDATATEDELRRAFRQRLRDTHPDTGGDAAAFVRVQRAWELVGTAHARAVYDRGHGFAAAGPDAGGWRPASARPDTRPRARSAGQPGGWRRERYLTLVREWAGRGVALEDPYDPALLRSAPRHLRRLLADALAEEATARIVADLGMGYTVWHDVAASRDGDPEAKLDHIVLGPSGLYGLLSEDFGGPVGFRRGEITGPQVPDAPVTRLLSGVRHVARAARVRFGGAIVVLPDDDVPQQITELGSIRGVPVAVVGRSALSTVLRRGVRGARDIGGNEVFDIRTRLDQTVRFV; from the coding sequence GTGTTCGACAGCCCGTTGTCGGCATCCGCCTACGAGGTGCTCGGGGTGGACGCCACGGCGACCGAGGACGAGCTGCGGCGCGCTTTCCGGCAGCGGCTTCGCGACACGCACCCCGACACCGGGGGAGACGCGGCGGCATTCGTGCGCGTGCAGCGGGCCTGGGAGCTCGTCGGCACCGCCCACGCTCGTGCGGTCTACGACCGGGGTCACGGCTTCGCCGCCGCCGGGCCGGATGCCGGGGGCTGGCGTCCCGCGTCGGCACGGCCCGACACGCGCCCCCGGGCCCGCAGCGCCGGTCAGCCGGGCGGGTGGCGGCGCGAGCGCTACCTGACGCTCGTGCGGGAGTGGGCCGGGCGCGGGGTCGCGCTCGAGGACCCCTACGACCCGGCCCTGCTGCGCTCCGCGCCCCGCCACCTGCGGCGACTGCTCGCCGATGCGCTCGCCGAGGAGGCGACCGCCCGGATCGTGGCGGACCTGGGCATGGGGTACACCGTCTGGCACGACGTCGCGGCCTCGCGCGACGGGGATCCCGAGGCGAAGCTCGATCACATCGTGCTCGGCCCGAGCGGTCTGTACGGTCTGCTGTCGGAGGACTTCGGCGGGCCCGTCGGCTTCCGCCGCGGCGAGATCACCGGGCCGCAGGTGCCCGATGCGCCCGTGACCCGGCTGCTCAGCGGCGTCCGTCACGTCGCCCGCGCCGCGCGGGTGCGGTTCGGCGGGGCGATCGTCGTGCTCCCGGACGACGACGTGCCGCAGCAGATCACCGAGCTCGGGAGCATCCGGGGCGTCCCGGTCGCGGTCGTGGGGCGGTCCGCCCTGTCGACCGTGCTGCGCCGCGGCGTCCGCGGCGCCCGCGACATCGGCGGCAACGAGGTGTTCGACATCCGCACCCGTCTCGACCAGACCGTGCGTTTCGTCTGA
- a CDS encoding LssY C-terminal domain-containing protein, whose protein sequence is MTDRPRRAYSVGVALDWFFFVFAGLAAVWLAYLSFTETFRVGWWGIPLAVVFWALLAYLVLPRLHRILTTIYVPDYFIGRTRTSDGLLGDPVNLALMGEADQIERALVEAGWTRADPVTLRSSWRIVASTLTRRSYDEAPVSPLFLFGRMQDFAYQQEVDGNPAQRHHVRFWRCPDGWLLPGGRRVDWLAAGTFDTAVGLSLFTLQITHRIDADTDIERDHIVRTLTQADPRIAVDVIRDFSSGYHARNGGGDSIRTDGDLPIVDVRRVTA, encoded by the coding sequence GTGACGGACCGCCCCCGCCGGGCCTACTCCGTCGGCGTCGCGCTGGACTGGTTCTTCTTCGTGTTCGCGGGCCTGGCCGCGGTCTGGCTGGCCTACCTCAGCTTCACCGAGACGTTCCGAGTGGGCTGGTGGGGCATCCCGCTCGCGGTCGTGTTCTGGGCGCTGCTGGCCTATCTCGTGCTGCCGCGGCTGCACCGCATCCTCACGACGATCTACGTTCCCGACTACTTCATCGGTCGCACCCGTACGAGCGACGGACTGCTGGGCGATCCCGTCAACCTCGCGCTCATGGGTGAAGCGGACCAGATCGAGCGCGCGCTCGTCGAGGCCGGCTGGACCCGCGCCGACCCGGTCACCCTGCGCTCGTCATGGCGCATCGTCGCCTCGACCCTCACCCGCCGCAGCTACGACGAGGCGCCGGTCAGCCCGCTCTTCCTCTTCGGCCGGATGCAGGACTTCGCCTATCAGCAGGAGGTCGACGGCAACCCGGCCCAGCGTCACCACGTGCGCTTCTGGCGCTGCCCCGACGGCTGGCTGCTGCCGGGCGGCCGCCGCGTCGACTGGCTCGCGGCGGGAACCTTCGACACGGCGGTCGGCCTCTCGCTGTTCACCCTGCAGATCACGCACCGGATCGATGCGGACACCGACATCGAGCGCGATCACATCGTGCGCACGCTCACGCAGGCCGATCCTCGGATCGCCGTGGACGTGATCCGCGACTTCTCGAGCGGCTACCACGCCCGAAACGGCGGCGGCGACAGCATCCGCACCGACGGCGACCTGCCGATCGTGGACGTACGGCGGGTGACCGCATGA
- a CDS encoding enoyl-CoA hydratase/isomerase family protein, whose product MRQGQSASVDGVGVRVERSVGRLTLDRPRALNALDIAMVARLRAALDAWRDDPDIAVVVLDGAGERGLCAGGDVRALHDQVAAGRAAEASSFFRDEYALDALIAEYPKPVVAFADGITMGGGVGLACHAAVRIVTERSRLAMPETRIGFTPDVGGSLLLARAPGRLGEYLALTGETMDAADAIYAGFADHLVPADRLPDLAEALASRADPANPTEIALLFDETPEPARLAAARVWIDEAFAAASVPEILERLDVRAEPEAAAAAAAMRALSPTALTVALAAVRRARELPGLRAALAQEYGLVLWFAHTQPDLVEGIRAQVVDKDRSPRWHPPSLAEVPEDVVAQAFGFVPPVPLWT is encoded by the coding sequence GTGAGGCAGGGGCAGAGCGCATCCGTCGACGGCGTCGGAGTGCGGGTGGAGCGGTCCGTGGGACGCCTGACGCTCGACCGTCCCCGCGCGCTCAACGCGCTCGACATCGCCATGGTCGCCCGTCTGCGTGCCGCCCTCGACGCCTGGCGGGACGACCCCGACATCGCCGTCGTCGTGCTCGACGGCGCGGGGGAGCGCGGCCTGTGCGCGGGCGGCGACGTGCGCGCACTGCACGACCAGGTGGCCGCGGGCCGGGCCGCCGAGGCCTCGAGCTTCTTCCGCGACGAGTACGCGCTCGACGCGCTGATCGCCGAGTATCCCAAGCCGGTCGTCGCCTTCGCGGATGGCATCACGATGGGCGGCGGCGTCGGGCTCGCGTGCCATGCCGCCGTGCGCATCGTGACCGAGCGCTCGAGGCTCGCGATGCCCGAGACCCGCATCGGCTTCACCCCCGACGTCGGCGGCAGCCTGCTGCTCGCCCGCGCGCCCGGGCGGCTGGGCGAGTACCTGGCGCTCACGGGCGAGACCATGGATGCGGCGGACGCGATCTACGCCGGCTTCGCCGACCATCTGGTCCCCGCCGACCGGCTCCCCGATCTCGCCGAGGCGCTCGCCTCGCGGGCCGATCCCGCCAATCCGACCGAGATCGCGCTGCTGTTCGACGAGACGCCCGAGCCGGCACGCCTCGCTGCGGCCCGCGTGTGGATCGACGAGGCGTTCGCCGCCGCATCCGTGCCCGAGATCCTGGAGCGCCTGGACGTGCGCGCCGAGCCGGAGGCCGCCGCCGCGGCGGCGGCGATGCGCGCCCTCTCGCCCACGGCGCTCACGGTCGCCCTCGCCGCGGTGCGCCGTGCGCGCGAGCTGCCGGGGCTCCGCGCCGCGCTCGCGCAGGAGTACGGACTCGTGCTCTGGTTCGCCCACACCCAGCCCGACCTGGTCGAGGGGATCCGCGCGCAGGTCGTCGACAAGGACCGTTCGCCCCGCTGGCACCCGCCGTCCCTCGCCGAGGTGCCGGAGGACGTCGTCGCGCAGGCGTTCGGCTTCGTCCCCCCGGTGCCGCTGTGGACGTGA